In one Oryza glaberrima chromosome 2, OglaRS2, whole genome shotgun sequence genomic region, the following are encoded:
- the LOC127764741 gene encoding protein DEHYDRATION-INDUCED 19 homolog 4 encodes MDSDHWISRLMAAKRQYALQRAQNHHHATATATATSHSHLDRYGYDDVEPEDEVRPDFPCPYCYEDHDITSLCAHLEDEHPFESKVVACPVCSARISKDLLDHITLQHSYLFRLQRHHRLRRVAVPSNHALSLGGRDLQETYLKVLLGNSSRSSGTNAASSVTDSLLSSLVLNLSSSEAEDTAKFSAPAVVENNWFKRTLPSKTWKASSDSNLSQEERERRRRRAAVRSSFVQHLLVSTLFDD; translated from the exons ATGGATTCCGACCACTGGATCTCCCGCCTCATGGCCGCCAAGCGCCAGTACGCGCTGCAGCGCGCCCAGAATCACCaccacgccaccgccaccgccaccgccacgtcgCACTCCCACCTCG ATCGGTATGGGTACGATGATGTTGAGCCAGAGGACGAGGTACGGCCAGACTTCCCATGTCCTTACTGCTATGAAGATCATGACATTACATCTCTTTGTGCCCATTTAGAGGATGAGCACCCCTTTGAGTCTAAAGTTGTG GCTTGCCCGGTTTGCTCGGCTAGGATTTCAAAGGACTTATTGGATCACATAACCCTTCAGCACAGCTACCTGTTTAGA CTGCAGAGACATCACAGATTACGCAGAGTTGCTGTTCCTAGCAACCATGCTCTCTCCCTTGGAGGGAGAGATCTACAGGAGACCTACTTAAAGGTTCTTCTTGGAAACAGTAGTCGAAGCAGTGGTACCAATGCAGCAAGTTCAGTCACTGATTCACTACTATCTTCACTTGTTTTAAATTTATCTTCATCCGAAGCCGAAGATACAGCAAAATTTTCTGCTCCAGCTGTGGTAGAAAATAATTGGTTTAAAAGAACACTGCCTTCAAAGACTTGGAAGGCAAG CTCTGATTCTAATCTTAGTCAGgaagaaagggagagaaggCGGAGGCGAGCTGCAGTGAGATCATCTTTTGTACAGCACCTGCTTGTCTCTACCCTTT
- the LOC127762498 gene encoding putative disease resistance protein RGA4, translating to MAEMVVIRPLVSLLKEKVSSYLVEQYKVMKGMEEQRDSLARKLPAILDVIEDAQKGASRPGVVLGSKHSRMCPMKRSTSLMSSSMKMSKKLSKVVRTMDVLVRQMNDFGFTQRQQVTPSMQWRQTDSIMIDSDKDIVSRSRNEEKEKIIKILVEQEGNGGLMVLPIVGMGGLGKTTFVQLIYNEPLVKEHFSLQRWCCVSDDFDIGNIARNICHSQEKNHEKALQDLQKELSEQRYLIVLDDVWNRDADKWGKLLTCLKQGGRGSTILTTTRDAEVARVMTMGVPGAYNLEKLGNKYMKEIIQSRAFRVQKPNSDELDVIVDKIVDRCVGSPLAAKAFGSMLSTKTSMQEWKDILVKSNICNEKTEILPILKLSYDDLPPHMKQCFAFCALFPKDYPINVERLIQLWMAHDFIPAREEDNPDMVGKEIFNDLAWRSFFQDVEQAPPPTGYYVRRPKFRYIMVCKIHDLMHDVALSVMGKECATIVNMPDMKSFINPTRHLFISYREIHTHLDGMLKKQSPTLQALLYTDPYTYVSPPRLSKHNSLRAMQLCRLRKLPIRPRHLQYIRYLNFSNNWWIKKLPEEISLLYNLLTMDVSDCDSLCRLPNAMKYMKNLRHIYTGGCESLECMPPDLGQLTSLQTLTFFVVGSSSSCSNVSELENINLVGELELTGLENVMEAQAKAASLGSKEKLTHLSLEWNSGGPEELVQDCHARVLDALKPHGGLEMLRIVNYKGRGAPTWMKELSLFQQHLTELHLVGCTLCTDFPEFSHLRALQILHLIKVDKLQSMCSKMAYVEFPALKKLQLHDLESFESWVATPGKEELSFPVLEEIDIRNCPKLTSLPGPPKVKLETVNNTGA from the exons ATGGCAGAGATGGTGGTGATCAGGCCGCTGGTCTCCTTGCTGAAGGAGAAGGTGTCGAGCTACCTTGTGGAGCAGTACAAGGTGATGAAAGGCATGGAGGAGCAGCGTGATAGCCTGGCACGCAAGCTTCCGGCCATCCTGGATGTCATTGAAGATGCACAGAAGGGGGCTAGCCGACCAGGAGTAGTGCTTGGCTCGAAGCACTCAAGAATGTGTCCTATGAAGCGATCGACGTCTTTGATGAGTTCAAGTATGAA AATGAGCAAGAAGCTGAGCAAGGTTGTGCGTACCATGGATGTCCTTGTCAGACAGATGAATGACTTTGGATTCACACAAAGGCAGCAAGTGACACCATCGATGCAGTGGCGGCAGACTGATAGCATAATGATTGACTCTGACAAGGACATTGTCAGCAGATCTAGGaacgaggagaaggagaagatcaTAAAGATATTGGTTGAGCAGGAGGGAAATGGGGGTCTCATGGTTCTTCCTATCGTTGGAATGGGTGGTTTGGGCAAGACTACTTTTGTGCAACTCATTTACAATGAACCTCTAGTCAAGGAGCATTTCAGTCTCCAAAGGTGGTGTTGTGTGTCAGATGATTTCGACATTGGTAACATTGCAAGAAACATCTGCCATAGCCAGGAGAAAAATCATGAGAAAGCTTTGCAGGATCTCCAGAAAGAATTAAGTGAACAGAGATACCTTATTGTGCTGGATGATGTATGGAATCGGGATGCTGACAAGTGGGGAAAACTGTTGACATGCCTTAAGCAAGGTGGCAGGGGCAGTACGATACTGACAACAACTCGTGATGCAGAAGTAGCTCGAGTTATGACCATGGGTGTACCTGGAGCATATAACCTTGAAAAGTTGGGTAACAAGTATATGAAGGAAATAATCCAGAGCAGAGCATTCAGAGTGCAAAAGCCAAACAGTGACGAGCTAGATGTAATAGTTGACAAGATTGTGGACAGATGTGTCGGTTCTCCTTTGGCAGCCAAAGCATTTGGCTCTATGTTGAGTACCAAGACTAGCATGCAAGAATGGAAGGATATATTAGTCAAAAGCAACATTTGCAATGAGAAGACAGAGATTTTACCTATACTAAAGCTCAGCTACGATGACCTACCACCACACATGAAGCAATGCTTTGcattttgtgctttgtttcccAAAGATTATCCGATTAATGTGGAGAGATTGATCCAACTATGGATGGCTCATGACTTTATACCTGCACGGGAGGAAGATAACCCTGACATGGTAGGCAAAGAAATTTTTAATGATCTAGCTTGGAGATCATTCTTTCAAGATGTGGAACAAGCCCCTCCACCGACTGGTTATTATGTAAGAAGACCAAAATTCCGTTACATAATGGTGTGCAAGATACATGATCTTATGCATGATGTGGCTCTATCTGTTATGGGGAAAGAATGTGCAACCATAGTCAATATGCCCGACATGAAGTCATTTATAAATCCTACTCGCCACTTGTTCATATCATACCGAGAAATTCACACTCATCTGGATGGTATGCTGAAGAAGCAATCTCCAACACTCCAAGCGTTGTTATATACAGATCCCTACACTTATGTCTCTCCACCACGGTTATCAAAGCACAATTCTTTACGGGCAATGCAACTCTGTCGATTGAGAAAACTTCCAATCAGGCCAAGGCACTTGCAATACATTAGGTATCTTAACTTTTCCAACAATTGGTGGATCAAAAAACTTCCTGAAGAAATAAGTTTACTATATAATCTACTGACAATGGACGTTTCTGATTGTGACTCTCTATGCCGGCTTCCAAATGCTATGAAGTATATGAAAAACCTTCGCCATATCTACACTGGTGGATGTGAATCATTGGAATGCATGCCTCCTGACCTTGGACAACTGACTTCTCTACAGACATTAACCTTTTTTGTGGTGGGTTCTAGCTCTAGTTGCAGCAATGTTTCCGAACTCGAAAACATAAATCTTGTCGGAGAATTAGAGTTGACTGGTCTAGAAAATGTAATGGAAGCTCAAGCAAAAGCTGCCAGTCTTGGAAGTAAAGAGAAACTAACGCATTTATCTCTTGAGTGGAATAGTGGGGGTCCTGAGGAACTAGTACAAGATTGTCATGCGAGGGTGCTAGATGCTCTTAAACCTCATGGTGGGCTGGAGATGCTAAGAATTGTTAACTATAAAGGCAGAGGTGCACCAACATGGATGAAAGAACTTAGTTTGTTTCAGCAACATCTGACTGAGCTCCATCTTGTTGGCTGTACATTGTGTACCGACTTCCCTGAATTTTCGCATTTGAGGGCCCTTCAAATTCTTCACTTGATAAAGGTAGATAAATTACAGAGCATGTGCAGCAAAATGGCATATGTGGAATTTCCAGCATTAAAGAAACTCCAATTACATGATTTAGAGAGCTTCGAGAGCTGGGTGGCAACACCAGGAAAAGAAGAGCTGTCCTTTCCAGTGCTTGAGGAGATTGATATTAGGAACTGTCCGAAGTTGACAAGTCTACCTGGACCACCAAAGGTCAAG TTAGAGACAGTGAACAACACTGGAGCTTGA